One window of the Synechococcus sp. CC9311 genome contains the following:
- the ruvA gene encoding Holliday junction branch migration protein RuvA, whose amino-acid sequence MIGWLRGERIEHWSQGGRQGLVIACAGVGYEVQLASRYLQPLSAGATCTVWIHQVQRDDGSSLFGFPDRRERDLFRVLISVNGIGPQVGLALLESCSAAELIEAIIDGDLRRLTQAQGVGKRTAERLAVELRDRLGAWSAEKNSDHSDLSLVDRSDLKSLPIEPDPLQDLQLTLSTLGYEDLEIRRAMRAVATGEEVPAANDGDGWLRASLRWLNRPSA is encoded by the coding sequence ATGATCGGCTGGCTGCGAGGAGAACGAATCGAACACTGGAGTCAGGGTGGGCGTCAGGGATTAGTCATTGCTTGCGCTGGAGTGGGGTATGAGGTTCAACTTGCCTCGAGGTATTTGCAACCTCTCTCCGCAGGCGCAACTTGCACCGTCTGGATTCATCAGGTTCAAAGGGACGATGGATCGAGTTTGTTTGGCTTTCCGGATCGAAGGGAAAGGGACCTGTTTCGCGTTTTAATCAGCGTGAATGGTATTGGTCCTCAGGTGGGACTGGCATTGTTGGAGAGCTGCAGCGCTGCAGAGTTGATCGAAGCGATCATTGATGGGGACCTGCGTCGCCTCACCCAAGCGCAGGGAGTCGGAAAACGAACAGCAGAACGTCTTGCAGTCGAACTTCGCGATCGTCTGGGGGCTTGGAGTGCAGAGAAGAACAGTGATCATTCTGACCTCTCCCTTGTGGACAGGAGTGATCTCAAATCGCTGCCGATTGAACCCGACCCACTGCAAGATTTACAGCTCACCCTCAGCACACTGGGGTATGAAGATTTAGAGATCCGTCGCGCAATGCGTGCAGTTGCCACCGGGGAAGAGGTCCCGGCAGCCAATGACGGGGATGGGTGGTTACGCGCCAGTCTGCGTTGGTTGAACCGCCCTTCAGCGTAA
- the rpsO gene encoding 30S ribosomal protein S15, whose protein sequence is MSLDTTEKQQLINSHQTHATDTGSAEVQVAMLSERISKLSSHLQQNIHDYSSRQGLLKMIGRRKRLLGYVRGKSEQRYSDLISKLGIRG, encoded by the coding sequence ATGTCGCTCGATACAACTGAAAAGCAGCAACTCATCAACAGTCACCAAACCCATGCCACCGACACCGGATCGGCAGAGGTTCAGGTCGCCATGCTGAGCGAGCGCATCTCCAAGCTCAGCAGCCACCTACAGCAAAACATCCACGACTATTCATCCCGCCAGGGTCTGCTGAAGATGATTGGCCGTCGCAAGCGTCTGCTTGGTTACGTCCGAGGCAAAAGCGAGCAGCGCTACAGCGATCTCATTTCTAAGCTTGGAATCCGCGGCTAA
- a CDS encoding PAM68 family protein, with product MADRRNSLPFEPSRSAEGTKSKSKRSASKSESSQPIPKAVANRMARRVAIATGIPSIMGMGVFVGSYFLVSRQIMDVPPGITLLGSGGFFLLGLGGLSYGVLSASWEQNPGSLLGFEHIKPNIQRMRESIRAQKQS from the coding sequence ATGGCTGATCGACGCAACTCTCTGCCCTTCGAGCCGAGCCGATCAGCTGAAGGAACGAAATCAAAATCCAAACGATCTGCTTCTAAATCAGAAAGCAGTCAACCCATCCCTAAGGCGGTTGCTAACCGAATGGCGAGACGCGTAGCAATCGCCACTGGCATTCCTTCGATTATGGGGATGGGTGTTTTTGTAGGAAGTTATTTCCTGGTCTCAAGGCAAATTATGGATGTCCCTCCTGGGATCACCTTGCTTGGCTCAGGTGGTTTCTTTTTGCTGGGGCTTGGAGGTCTGAGTTATGGCGTTCTCTCTGCCAGTTGGGAACAGAATCCCGGATCCTTGCTTGGATTTGAGCACATCAAGCCCAATATCCAACGAATGCGCGAATCAATTCGTGCTCAAAAACAGAGTTAA
- a CDS encoding DNA polymerase III subunit alpha, with product MAFVPLHNHSDYSLLDGASQLPQMVGRAKELGMPALALTDHGVMYGAVELLKLCKGAGIKPIIGNEMYVINGSIDDPQPKKERRYHLVVLAKNATGYRNLVKLTSISHLRGMRGRGIFSRACVDKQLLKQYGEGLIVATACLGGEIPQAIMRDRPDVARDVALWYQQTFGDDFYLEIQDHGSPEDRIVNVEIVRIAKELGIPLIATNDAHYLTRNDVEAHDALLCVLTGKLISDVKRLRYTGTEYLKSEEEMSRLFVDHLEPDVVAEAISNTVQVADKVEDYDILGRYQMPRFPIPEPHTPVSYLREVTEQGLRNRLEIDSETAIDPNYGDRLSHELKIMEQMGFPTYFLVVWDYIRFAREQGIPVGPGRGSAAGSLVAYALGITNIDPVSNGLLFERFLNPERKSMPDIDTDFCIERRGEVIDYVTRRYGEDKVAQIITFNRMTSKAVLKDVARVLDIPYGDADRLAKLIPVVRGKPAKLAAMIGEESPNPEFREKYKKDPVVKRWVDMAMRIEGTNKTYGVHAAGVVIAADPLDELVPLQRNNDGQVITQYFMEDVESMGLLKMDFLGLKNLTMIDKTLELVAATIGEKVDPDKLPLEDPETYALLARGDLEGIFQLESTGMRQIVRDLKPSSLEDISSILALYRPGPLDAGLIPKFINRKHGRETIDFAHHSIEPILQETYGIMVYQEQIMKIAQDMAGYSLGEADLLRRAMGKKKVSEMQKHRGIFVQGASDRGVDKKVADELFDQMVLFAEYCFNKSHSTAYGAVTYQTAYLKAHYPVAYMAALLTVNAGASDKVQRYISNCNAMGIEVMPPDINASGIDFTPKGDRILFGLSAVRNLGDGAIRAVIGSRESEGAFQSLADLCDRLPSAVLNRRSMESLIHCGAMDALEPEANRAQLMADLDLLLDWATSRAKDRASGQGNLFDLMAAASSDGAEDAGTDLSLAPKAPPVKDYHPTEKLRLEKDLVGFYLSDHPLKQLTPPAKLLAPIGLGSLEEQADKAKVSAIAMVSEMRQVTTRKGDRMAVLTLEDLTGSCEAVVFPKSYARLADHLMAEARLLVWAAVDRRDERVQLIVDDCRAIDDLRLLMVELDPEQASDVAVQHKLRECLQAYRPDQEQLGVRVPVVAAVRQGNTVRYVRLGPQFCVRDASAAALHLQEKAFKVKCSEPLLN from the coding sequence ATGGCATTTGTTCCCCTCCATAACCACAGCGATTACAGCCTTTTAGACGGAGCCTCACAGCTCCCTCAGATGGTTGGCCGTGCCAAAGAGTTAGGGATGCCGGCACTGGCACTCACTGATCACGGAGTGATGTATGGAGCCGTAGAGCTTCTCAAGCTGTGCAAAGGAGCAGGCATCAAGCCGATTATTGGCAATGAGATGTATGTCATCAATGGTTCGATTGATGACCCGCAACCCAAAAAAGAGCGCCGCTATCACCTCGTGGTTCTGGCCAAGAATGCCACTGGCTATCGCAACTTGGTGAAGCTCACCAGCATCAGTCACCTGCGTGGAATGCGAGGACGAGGAATTTTTTCCCGTGCATGTGTTGATAAACAGTTGCTGAAGCAATATGGCGAAGGTTTGATTGTGGCCACCGCTTGTCTCGGCGGTGAAATTCCTCAGGCGATCATGCGTGATCGTCCTGATGTGGCACGTGATGTGGCTCTTTGGTATCAGCAAACATTCGGCGATGACTTTTACTTAGAAATTCAGGATCACGGCTCACCTGAAGATCGCATTGTCAATGTAGAAATCGTTCGGATTGCAAAAGAACTAGGAATCCCTTTAATCGCAACCAATGATGCTCACTATCTCACGCGTAACGATGTTGAAGCACATGATGCCTTGCTCTGTGTTTTGACAGGCAAGTTGATCAGCGATGTTAAAAGGTTGCGTTATACGGGAACCGAATATCTTAAAAGTGAAGAGGAGATGTCACGGCTCTTTGTAGACCATCTTGAGCCGGATGTGGTGGCGGAAGCGATCAGTAATACCGTGCAAGTTGCTGACAAAGTAGAGGATTACGACATCCTTGGTCGGTATCAGATGCCGCGTTTTCCAATCCCAGAGCCACATACTCCTGTGAGCTATTTGCGGGAAGTAACTGAGCAGGGTTTACGCAATCGTTTGGAGATTGATTCCGAAACGGCCATTGATCCGAACTATGGAGATCGGTTGTCCCATGAGTTAAAGATCATGGAACAGATGGGATTCCCCACCTACTTCCTTGTGGTGTGGGATTACATCCGCTTTGCACGAGAGCAGGGAATTCCTGTTGGACCGGGGAGAGGCTCAGCGGCTGGATCACTGGTGGCCTACGCCCTAGGAATCACCAATATTGATCCTGTCAGTAATGGCCTGTTGTTCGAGCGATTCCTGAATCCTGAACGTAAGTCAATGCCTGATATTGATACCGATTTCTGTATCGAACGCCGGGGTGAAGTGATTGATTACGTCACCCGTCGCTATGGCGAAGACAAAGTGGCTCAGATCATCACGTTTAACCGCATGACGTCCAAGGCGGTCCTGAAAGATGTGGCAAGAGTGCTTGATATCCCCTATGGAGATGCCGATCGATTAGCAAAATTGATTCCGGTTGTTCGCGGTAAACCTGCCAAGTTGGCAGCGATGATCGGCGAGGAATCTCCCAATCCTGAATTTCGCGAGAAGTACAAAAAGGATCCAGTGGTGAAGCGCTGGGTTGATATGGCGATGCGTATTGAAGGGACCAACAAAACCTATGGAGTTCACGCTGCAGGAGTTGTGATTGCAGCGGATCCTCTCGATGAACTTGTTCCACTTCAAAGAAATAATGATGGGCAGGTCATTACTCAATACTTCATGGAAGATGTGGAGTCGATGGGACTTCTAAAGATGGATTTCTTGGGTCTCAAAAATCTCACGATGATTGATAAAACTCTGGAGTTGGTCGCCGCCACGATCGGAGAAAAGGTCGATCCAGACAAGCTTCCATTAGAAGATCCTGAAACGTACGCCCTGCTTGCCCGTGGTGACTTAGAGGGAATCTTCCAGCTGGAATCAACGGGAATGCGTCAAATCGTTCGTGATCTCAAGCCCTCATCCTTGGAGGACATTTCCTCGATTTTGGCTCTTTACCGACCCGGTCCTTTAGATGCAGGCTTGATTCCAAAATTTATCAATCGCAAGCATGGCCGTGAGACTATTGATTTTGCGCATCACTCGATTGAACCAATCCTTCAAGAGACCTACGGGATCATGGTTTATCAAGAGCAAATTATGAAAATTGCTCAAGACATGGCTGGGTATTCCTTGGGTGAAGCTGATTTGCTTCGTCGCGCCATGGGCAAGAAAAAAGTGTCAGAAATGCAGAAACATCGTGGGATCTTTGTGCAAGGTGCTTCCGATCGTGGTGTGGATAAAAAAGTTGCTGATGAACTCTTTGACCAAATGGTGTTATTCGCTGAATATTGCTTTAACAAAAGCCACTCCACGGCCTACGGAGCTGTTACTTATCAAACGGCCTATCTAAAAGCTCATTACCCGGTGGCTTACATGGCTGCCTTGCTCACAGTGAATGCTGGAGCCAGCGATAAAGTGCAGCGTTACATCTCCAATTGCAATGCGATGGGCATCGAAGTGATGCCTCCCGACATCAATGCATCAGGGATTGACTTCACTCCTAAGGGTGATCGCATCCTGTTTGGTTTGTCAGCTGTTCGGAATCTCGGCGATGGAGCGATCCGTGCCGTGATCGGGTCTAGAGAATCAGAAGGCGCGTTCCAATCACTCGCTGATCTCTGTGATCGTCTTCCTTCTGCGGTGCTGAATCGCAGAAGTATGGAGTCGCTGATCCATTGCGGGGCGATGGATGCTCTTGAGCCCGAGGCGAATCGGGCTCAACTGATGGCCGATTTAGATCTCCTTCTTGATTGGGCCACGTCGAGGGCCAAAGATCGGGCCAGTGGGCAGGGCAATTTGTTTGATCTGATGGCAGCAGCCTCCAGTGATGGTGCTGAGGATGCGGGAACGGATCTCAGCTTGGCGCCAAAGGCTCCTCCGGTGAAGGATTACCACCCCACCGAAAAGCTTAGGCTGGAGAAGGATCTGGTTGGTTTCTATCTCTCTGATCACCCGTTAAAACAGCTCACTCCTCCGGCGAAGCTTTTGGCTCCCATTGGGCTAGGGAGTCTTGAAGAACAAGCCGATAAAGCCAAGGTCAGCGCGATCGCAATGGTGAGTGAGATGCGCCAGGTCACCACTCGCAAGGGAGATCGAATGGCGGTCTTGACCCTCGAAGACCTCACTGGATCCTGTGAAGCGGTGGTCTTTCCCAAAAGCTACGCACGTTTGGCTGATCACCTAATGGCTGAGGCTCGTTTGCTGGTTTGGGCAGCTGTGGATCGCCGCGACGAGCGGGTGCAACTGATCGTTGATGACTGCCGGGCCATCGACGATCTACGTCTACTGATGGTGGAACTTGATCCAGAACAGGCCAGCGATGTGGCGGTCCAACACAAATTGCGTGAATGTCTTCAGGCCTACCGTCCAGATCAGGAACAGTTGGGAGTTCGCGTTCCCGTTGTTGCCGCAGTTCGACAGGGCAATACGGTTCGCTATGTGCGGCTTGGACCTCAGTTTTGTGTACGCGACGCATCCGCTGCAGCGCTTCATCTCCAAGAGAAGGCTTTTAAGGTGAAGTGCAGCGAACCTCTACTGAATTAA
- the gatA gene encoding Asp-tRNA(Asn)/Glu-tRNA(Gln) amidotransferase subunit GatA, with amino-acid sequence MAIAEWRQQLESGEVSARELTDHHLARIKAVDSSVHAFLEVTADRARADADRLDEARAAGEDLPPLAGVPIAIKDNLCTKGIRTTSSSRMLESFVPPYESTVTDRLWRSGAVLIGKTNLDEFAMGGSTETSAFGPTANPWNTGYVPGGSSGGSAAAVAAGECMASLGSDTGGSIRQPASFCGVVGLKPTYGRVSRYGLVAFASSLDQVGPFATSVSDAAELLQAIAGEDPRDSTCLKAPVPNYREVLGRSVSGLRIGVVRECFDQEGIDPQVKASVLAAAELLQSLGAELVDVSCPRFNDGIATYYVIAPSEASANLARYDGVKYGFRAEDASSLASMTARSRTEGFGSEVQRRILIGTYALSAGYVDAYYRKAQQVRTLIRRDFETAFASVDVLLTPTAPSTAFAAGAHADDPLAMYLADLLTIPANLAGLPAINVPCGFDSEGLPIGVQLIGNVLEEPLLLQVAHQYEQSADVMSRRPEGAFIPV; translated from the coding sequence ATGGCGATTGCCGAGTGGCGTCAGCAACTTGAAAGCGGTGAAGTCTCCGCCAGGGAGCTGACTGATCATCATCTGGCCCGAATCAAGGCAGTTGATTCAAGCGTTCACGCCTTTTTAGAGGTCACGGCAGATCGTGCTCGCGCCGATGCTGATCGATTGGATGAGGCCCGTGCTGCAGGGGAGGATCTTCCCCCCTTAGCTGGTGTGCCGATTGCTATCAAGGACAATCTGTGCACGAAAGGCATTCGCACAACTAGCTCCAGCCGAATGTTGGAGTCTTTCGTTCCGCCCTATGAATCCACCGTCACTGATCGCCTCTGGCGTTCAGGAGCGGTTCTGATCGGCAAGACCAATTTGGATGAGTTCGCCATGGGCGGCTCAACCGAAACCTCAGCATTTGGACCAACAGCCAACCCATGGAATACGGGATATGTGCCTGGGGGCAGTTCTGGCGGAAGTGCAGCTGCCGTTGCGGCAGGCGAATGCATGGCCTCCCTGGGATCCGATACAGGTGGATCCATCCGACAACCAGCATCTTTTTGTGGCGTGGTTGGTCTGAAACCCACCTATGGCCGCGTCAGTCGCTATGGGCTGGTTGCCTTTGCAAGCTCGCTTGACCAAGTGGGTCCCTTTGCCACGTCCGTGTCCGATGCAGCCGAACTTCTGCAAGCGATCGCTGGGGAAGATCCACGAGATTCAACCTGCCTCAAGGCCCCTGTTCCCAATTACCGCGAGGTTCTTGGGCGCTCAGTGAGCGGTCTTCGCATCGGAGTGGTGCGCGAATGCTTTGACCAGGAAGGAATCGATCCTCAGGTCAAAGCATCGGTGCTTGCCGCTGCTGAGTTATTGCAGTCCTTAGGGGCTGAGCTCGTTGATGTGAGCTGCCCTCGCTTTAACGACGGGATTGCCACTTACTACGTCATTGCCCCTTCCGAAGCATCAGCCAATTTGGCTCGCTACGACGGCGTTAAATATGGCTTTCGAGCTGAAGATGCCTCCAGCCTTGCCTCGATGACTGCTCGAAGCCGAACCGAAGGCTTTGGTAGTGAAGTGCAACGGCGAATTTTGATTGGCACCTATGCCCTCTCTGCCGGATATGTGGATGCTTATTACCGCAAGGCTCAGCAGGTTCGCACCTTGATCCGTCGTGACTTCGAGACGGCCTTTGCCTCCGTGGATGTGCTGTTAACCCCCACCGCTCCGTCAACGGCCTTTGCCGCTGGTGCCCATGCAGACGATCCGCTGGCGATGTACCTGGCGGATCTACTCACCATTCCTGCCAATCTCGCCGGTCTGCCAGCCATCAACGTGCCTTGTGGGTTTGACAGCGAGGGTCTGCCGATTGGTGTTCAACTCATTGGCAACGTGCTCGAGGAACCCTTGCTTCTTCAGGTGGCCCATCAGTACGAGCAGTCTGCGGATGTGATGTCCCGTCGCCCCGAGGGCGCTTTTATTCCCGTTTGA
- a CDS encoding DUF1816 domain-containing protein, with amino-acid sequence MSPLIRPLRSLANGLGFAWWARVQTHEPDVTYWFGPFVTKNGLEQVLPAFLEDLSSEAPSSIDHSVLRCRRSEPLTINAQG; translated from the coding sequence ATGAGCCCCTTGATCAGGCCCCTGCGCAGTCTCGCCAACGGTCTTGGCTTTGCATGGTGGGCACGCGTCCAGACCCATGAGCCTGATGTCACGTATTGGTTTGGTCCTTTTGTGACCAAGAACGGTCTTGAACAAGTCTTGCCGGCATTTCTCGAAGACCTTTCTTCAGAAGCTCCTTCTTCAATCGATCATTCAGTTCTCCGCTGCCGTCGTTCCGAACCTCTAACCATCAACGCTCAGGGGTGA
- the rlmB gene encoding 23S rRNA (guanosine(2251)-2'-O)-methyltransferase RlmB → MSSRFDRRPPSASGSGSGSRGRRPFRDESPPMRRDRNDSWGGRSEKGNSDRRSSDRRPSDRRFSERRSGEPYGTDRRPAFDRRSSDRRPSDRPFSDRQPSDRRFSERRYGDSGSNDRRPSFDRRSPEGRPSGNRFPERRSRDSGSIDRRSSFDRRPSLDSSSDRFTESRPPEGSFSDQRFSERRFKDSGTTDRRPSFDRRSSDRSYGERRARFAERRGQGGSGGKRLSSPRLDDKPRGESSPHAAEAVADDLLWGRHATQAALEAGRPIHRIWCTSELRSASKFLQLLKDAKSSGVLVEEVTWARLGQLTGGAVHQGIVLQTAAAETFDLEDLVKGCSALDEAPLLLALDGLTDPHNLGAIVRSAEALGAHGVVLPQRRSAGLTGSVAKVAAGALEHLPVARVVNLNRSLETLKSSGYRVIGLAEEGDLTLEEVDLDGPLVIVTGSEGQGLSMLTRRHCDQLIRIPLRGVTPSLNASVATALCLYEVARRGWMKGLKGQNPSPRITRPQLAGPAVETPPVVSEPGDSSIAAQSSAQPSDQLLDQPPEQPSGVASEQVTEQASEASLVSLDLQRETEMSGPDAFAVSIDL, encoded by the coding sequence ATGAGCTCACGATTCGATCGCCGCCCCCCTTCCGCCTCTGGCAGCGGCTCAGGTTCACGTGGTCGACGTCCGTTTCGTGATGAATCACCACCCATGCGTCGCGATCGGAACGACAGCTGGGGAGGTCGTTCTGAAAAGGGGAACAGCGACCGTCGCTCCAGTGACCGGCGTCCTTCGGATCGACGCTTTTCAGAACGGCGTTCTGGTGAACCTTATGGAACCGACCGTCGGCCTGCTTTTGATCGCCGCTCTTCCGACCGAAGACCCTCGGACCGACCGTTTTCGGACCGACAGCCTTCTGATCGGCGTTTTTCAGAGCGTCGATATGGCGACTCGGGTTCCAATGATCGCCGGCCCTCCTTTGATCGTCGCTCCCCTGAGGGCCGTCCTTCAGGGAACCGTTTCCCAGAACGTCGCTCAAGAGATTCTGGCTCGATTGACCGTCGGTCTTCCTTCGACCGTCGCCCCTCCCTCGATAGCTCCTCAGACCGGTTTACCGAAAGTCGCCCCCCTGAAGGTTCGTTCTCAGATCAGCGTTTTTCTGAACGACGTTTTAAAGATTCGGGCACAACGGATCGCCGGCCATCTTTTGATCGCCGGTCGTCAGATCGCTCCTATGGAGAGCGTCGAGCACGTTTTGCAGAACGTCGTGGTCAGGGCGGCAGCGGCGGCAAAAGGCTTTCTTCGCCACGTTTGGACGATAAACCTCGTGGTGAGTCGAGTCCACATGCCGCGGAGGCTGTGGCCGATGACTTGCTCTGGGGGCGCCATGCCACTCAGGCGGCTTTAGAGGCAGGCAGGCCTATTCATCGCATTTGGTGCACCTCTGAGTTGCGCAGTGCTTCGAAATTCCTTCAGCTGCTCAAAGATGCCAAATCGTCTGGAGTCTTGGTTGAGGAGGTCACCTGGGCAAGGCTTGGCCAGCTGACCGGTGGCGCTGTGCACCAGGGCATTGTCTTGCAAACTGCCGCTGCTGAAACCTTCGATCTTGAGGATTTGGTGAAGGGATGCAGCGCCTTGGACGAGGCACCGCTGTTGTTAGCCCTCGACGGTTTGACCGATCCCCATAATTTGGGTGCCATTGTGCGCTCAGCTGAAGCGCTAGGCGCTCATGGTGTTGTGCTCCCTCAGCGAAGAAGTGCTGGGTTAACGGGCTCTGTTGCCAAGGTGGCTGCCGGCGCACTTGAGCACTTACCCGTTGCGCGGGTTGTCAATCTCAACCGTTCTCTTGAAACCTTGAAATCGTCTGGTTATCGGGTGATCGGATTGGCTGAGGAAGGAGATCTCACTCTCGAAGAAGTGGATCTGGATGGTCCCCTGGTGATTGTGACCGGCTCTGAAGGGCAAGGATTGTCGATGTTGACGCGTCGTCATTGCGATCAGTTGATCCGCATTCCCTTACGAGGTGTCACCCCAAGCTTGAATGCATCGGTGGCCACTGCCCTCTGTCTGTACGAGGTGGCACGTCGCGGTTGGATGAAGGGTCTCAAGGGACAGAACCCATCGCCACGAATCACAAGGCCGCAATTGGCTGGACCCGCTGTCGAAACACCCCCCGTTGTTTCAGAACCCGGCGATTCCTCCATCGCTGCTCAATCTTCTGCTCAACCTTCAGATCAGCTTCTAGATCAACCCCCAGAACAGCCATCTGGAGTGGCTTCTGAGCAGGTCACTGAGCAGGCCTCGGAGGCTTCACTAGTCAGTCTTGATTTACAGCGAGAGACTGAAATGTCAGGACCTGATGCTTTTGCAGTGAGTATTGATCTCTAA
- a CDS encoding Mini-ribonuclease 3 yields the protein MSDWIRSQLPQEPERDLGSLQLAWLGDAVWELHQRLRFCKTPGRSQDLHQAVVSLVRADAQAAALEKLEPFLNDQERDYVRRGRNRAGRGPKRADAGIYGRATGFETMIGWLFLQNPARLAQLLDRLEETDTVLS from the coding sequence TTGAGTGACTGGATTCGTTCTCAGTTGCCTCAAGAGCCTGAGCGTGATCTTGGATCGTTGCAACTCGCTTGGCTTGGAGATGCTGTTTGGGAACTGCATCAACGACTGAGATTTTGTAAAACTCCGGGACGTTCTCAGGATCTACACCAAGCTGTTGTATCTCTCGTTAGGGCTGACGCCCAAGCGGCTGCACTTGAGAAACTTGAGCCGTTTTTAAATGATCAGGAACGCGATTATGTGAGGCGTGGTCGCAATAGGGCTGGGCGAGGACCCAAGCGAGCTGATGCCGGCATCTATGGAAGGGCAACGGGATTTGAGACAATGATTGGCTGGCTCTTTTTGCAGAATCCGGCGCGGCTTGCGCAGCTCTTGGATCGACTCGAGGAGACCGACACCGTCCTGTCATAA
- a CDS encoding STAS domain-containing protein produces MQRLTVSLRGGFEQKGGCVVFHFTGQLDAYSESQFMTYVTDVLKTNKSPAVIDLIKVDFLDSSGLGVLVQFAKQCKDSKRRFAVVGNARVVQTVKLVRLEEFLHLSEDLHKAVSQFAS; encoded by the coding sequence CTGCAGCGATTAACCGTTTCGCTTCGGGGTGGCTTCGAGCAGAAGGGTGGCTGCGTGGTGTTTCATTTCACCGGTCAGCTTGATGCCTATTCCGAGAGTCAGTTCATGACCTACGTGACTGATGTTTTGAAAACGAATAAGTCACCGGCCGTGATCGACCTCATCAAGGTCGATTTTCTAGATTCTTCTGGCTTAGGTGTTCTTGTTCAATTTGCCAAACAATGCAAAGACTCCAAGCGACGCTTTGCGGTCGTTGGCAACGCCCGAGTTGTTCAAACCGTCAAATTGGTGAGACTTGAAGAGTTTCTCCACCTTTCCGAAGATCTTCATAAAGCTGTTAGCCAATTTGCAAGTTGA
- the carA gene encoding glutamine-hydrolyzing carbamoyl-phosphate synthase small subunit codes for MTAPNPFTARLVLQDGTVLEGFACGQRGSVIGEVVFNTGMTGYQEVLTDPSYSGQLITFTYPEIGNTGVNPDDQEADQPHARGLIVRQLAPQASNWRSQQSLPEWMEQNGVIGIHGVDTRALVRHLRELGPMNGVISSDGRPALELLEELKQAPSMEGLNLADQVTTSTAYSWTKPCNVTFDQRFQTSPARPYRVVAIDFGIKRAILERLVSHGCDLTVLPANTDINTVLSHEPEGVFLSNGPGDPAAVQSGITLASSLLEHRQLPMFGICLGHQILGLALGGTTFKLAYGHRGLNHPCGSTGQVEITSQNHGFALDAASLPSETVEITHFNLNDRTVAALAHRTQPVFGVQYHPEASPGPHDADHHFARFARLMADRR; via the coding sequence ATGACCGCTCCTAACCCATTCACAGCGCGTCTGGTTCTGCAGGACGGCACAGTTCTCGAAGGTTTTGCCTGCGGTCAGCGCGGCAGCGTGATTGGCGAGGTGGTGTTCAACACCGGGATGACGGGATACCAAGAGGTTTTGACGGATCCCAGTTACTCAGGCCAGCTCATTACCTTTACGTATCCGGAAATAGGCAATACGGGTGTTAACCCAGATGATCAAGAGGCGGATCAGCCTCATGCCCGTGGATTGATCGTGAGGCAGTTGGCCCCACAAGCGAGCAACTGGCGCAGCCAACAATCTCTTCCTGAATGGATGGAGCAAAACGGTGTGATCGGAATTCACGGTGTCGATACCCGCGCTCTGGTGAGGCATCTGCGCGAGTTGGGCCCCATGAACGGTGTGATCAGCAGCGATGGTCGCCCGGCGCTTGAGCTTTTAGAGGAATTGAAGCAAGCCCCTTCGATGGAGGGGCTCAACCTGGCTGATCAGGTGACGACTTCCACTGCATACAGCTGGACCAAGCCTTGCAATGTCACGTTTGACCAACGGTTTCAGACGAGTCCTGCACGCCCTTATCGAGTTGTAGCCATTGATTTCGGAATTAAGCGAGCCATCCTTGAACGTCTGGTGAGCCATGGCTGTGACCTAACGGTTTTGCCCGCCAACACCGATATCAACACCGTGCTTTCCCACGAACCAGAAGGTGTTTTTCTGTCCAACGGACCTGGCGATCCAGCGGCTGTGCAATCAGGCATCACACTGGCCAGCAGCTTGCTGGAACACAGGCAGCTGCCGATGTTTGGGATCTGTCTGGGGCATCAAATTCTGGGATTGGCCCTCGGGGGCACAACGTTCAAGTTGGCGTATGGCCATCGGGGCCTCAACCACCCATGTGGCAGCACAGGTCAGGTGGAAATCACAAGTCAAAACCATGGTTTTGCTCTTGACGCAGCTTCATTGCCTTCAGAGACCGTAGAAATCACTCACTTCAACTTGAACGACCGCACCGTGGCGGCATTGGCCCATCGAACTCAACCGGTGTTTGGCGTTCAATATCACCCTGAAGCAAGCCCAGGCCCCCATGATGCCGACCATCATTTCGCCCGATTTGCTCGCTTGATGGCTGATCGCCGTTGA